A single window of Vigna unguiculata cultivar IT97K-499-35 chromosome 1, ASM411807v1, whole genome shotgun sequence DNA harbors:
- the LOC114191694 gene encoding (S)-2-hydroxy-acid oxidase GLO1 isoform X1, with amino-acid sequence MGEITNVSEYEAIAKQKLPKMVFDYYASGAEDQWTLQENRNAFSRILFRPRILIDVSKIDMTTTVLGFKISMPIMIAPTAMQKMAHPEGEYATARAASAAGTIMTLSSWATSSVEEVASTGPGIRFFQLYVYKDRNVVAQLVRRAERAGFKAIALTVDTPRLGRREADIKNRFTLPPFLTLKNFEGLDLGKMDKADDSGLASYVAGQIDRTLSWQDVKWLQTITTLPILVKGVLTAEDTRIAVQSGAAGIIVSNHGARQLDYVPATISALEEVVKAAEGRLPVFLDGGVRRGTDVFKALALGASGIFIGRPVVFSLAAEGEAGVRKVLQMLREEFELTMALSGCRSLKEITRDHIVTDWDQPRVQPRVRALL; translated from the exons ATGGGGGAGATCACCAATGTCAGTGAGTATGAGGCTATTGCAAAGCAGAAATTACCAAAGATGGTGTTTGACTACTACGCATCTGGTGCAGAGGACCAGTGGACTCTGCAAGAGAACAGAAATGCCTTTTCCAGAATTTT GTTTCGGCCTCGTATtcttattgatgtgagcaagATAGACATGACAACCACTGTCTTGGGCTTCAAAATATCCATGCCAATCATGATTGCCCCAACAGCCATGCAGAAAATGGCTCATCCAGAGG GAGAATATGCCACAGCAAGAGCTGCCTCTGCAGCTGGAACAATCATG ACTTTGTCTTCGTGGGCCACTTCAAGTGTTGAAGAGGTGGCTTCAACAGGACCTGGCATTCGCTTTTTCCAGCTATAT GTGTACAAGGACAGGAATGTGGTTGCTCAGCTTGTGAGAAGAGCTGAAAGGGCTGGATTCAAAGCCATTGCCCTTACAGTTGATACCCCAAGACTAGGACGCAGAGAAGCTGATATCAAGAACAG ATTCACACTGCCACCGTTTTTGACCTTGAAGAACTTTGAAGGATTGGACCTTGGAAAGATGGACAAA GCTGATGATTCTGGACTTGCTTCATATGTTGCTGGTCAAATTGATCGCACTCTAAGCTGGCAG GATGTGAAGTGGCTTCAAACAATCACCACTCTGCCAATTCTGGTGAAGGGTGTGCTGACTGCAGAGGACA CTAGGATAGCTGTACAAAGTGGTGCAGCAGGAATTATAGTGTCCAATCATGGAGCCAGACAACTTGACTATGTTCCAGCCACCATATCAGCATTAGAAGAG GTTGTCAAAGCTGCTGAAGGTCGTCTTCCTGTTTTTTTGGATGGTGGAGTTCGCCGTGGAACTGATGTCTTCAAGGCATTGGCACTAGGTGCCTCTGGCATATTT ATTGGACGCCCTGTGGTGTTCTCCTTGGCTGCTGAAGGAGAGGCTGGTGTAAGAAAAGTGTTGCAGATGCTACGTGAAGAGTTTGAGCTAACCATGGCATTGAGCGGTTGTCGTTCACTAAAGGAAATCACTCGTGATCACATTGTGACCGATTGGGACCAGCCTCGCGTTCAGCCTCGCGTCCGTGCGTTGTTGTGA
- the LOC114178747 gene encoding uncharacterized protein LOC114178747 isoform X3, whose amino-acid sequence MANSSINLVLHQGSMLPHELPIAALLGPSCFHSFSSTWAITNGAIHVSPQRGKCSATCYRFSFRKCTCKWKRLVRSCSTSEFVLASDENYGNKQVVSLTPRLYDYVLKNVREPEILRQLRQETASMRGSQMQILGAERCIEVGVYTGYSSLAIALVLPDLGHLVACERDAKSLDVAKKYYQLAGVSHKVDVKLGLAMDSLESLILNGEAGSYDFAFIDAEKRMNEKYFELLLQLVRVGGLIVIDNVLWHGKVADPLVYDPKTISIRNFNQKLMEDERVNISMVPIGDGMTICRKR is encoded by the exons ATGGCAAATAGTAGCATAAACTTGGTGCTTCATCAAGGGTCAATGTTGCCACATGAACTTCCTATTGCTGCTTTACTGGGACCTTCATGCTTTCATTCGTTTTCTTCAACTTGGGCTATTACCAATGGAGCCATTCATGTCTCACCACAAAGGGGAAAGTGCAGTGCTACTTGTTATCGCTTCAGTTTCAGGAAATGTACATGCAAATGGAAACGGCTTGTAAGAAGTTGCTCCACCAGTGAGTTTGTCCTTGCCAGTGATGAAAACTATGGCAATAAGCAGGTTGTTAGTCTCACTCCCCGTCTCTACGACTATGTCCTAAAAAATGTTCGAGAACCAGAG ATTCTAAGACAATTGCGGCAGGAGACAGCCTCTATGCGTGGAAGTCAAATGCAG ATTCTTGGAGCAGAGCGGTGTATTGAAGTTGGTGTTTATACT GGATACTCATCGCTAGCCATAGCATTAGTTCTGCCAGATTTAGGTCATTTAGTTGCCTGTGAAAGAGATGCCAAATCTCTTGATGTTGCCAAGAAGTATTATCAGCTAGCTGGTGTTTCACATAAG GTGGATGTAAAACTTGGACTGGCAATGGACTCCCTAGAATCTTTAATTCTGAACGGTGAAGCAGGAAG CTATGATTTTGCATTTATTGATGCCGAGAAAAGAATGAACGAGAAATATTTTGAACTGCTATTACAGCTG GTGAGGGTTGGAGGTCTTATTGTAATTGATAATGTCCTTTGGCATGGAAAAGTTGCTGACCCACTG GTATATGACCCTAAAACTATCAGCATTAGAAATTTTAACCAGAAGTTAATGGAAGATGAGCGTGTAAACATCAGTATG GTACCAATTGGAGACGGGATGACGATCTGCCGAAAACGCTGA
- the LOC114187849 gene encoding ribosomal lysine N-methyltransferase 3-like, translating to FESWNITLCALPYENFLISYNFRQTVQEDKALIYEDWKENILPLLDLAPLKLNLKFFDIEQYFAAKSLISSRSFEIDDYHGFGMVPLEDLFNHKTGAEDLHFTAMSSNYESGSDVDGSNNDEGIVKEEEALVQNSSTDMIASIDANVGNNIDSDLESSSFSKDDTSMLEMIMIKDVSSGTEVFNTYGLLGNGALLHRYGFTEQDNSYDIVNIDMELVLQWCSSAFSDHHSRARVSFLIGISCWELS from the exons TTTGAATCTTGGAATATAACACTATGTGCTTTACCATATGAAAACTTTCTGATCTCTTACAATTTTAGGCAGACAGTGCAAGAAGACAAGGCTCTGATTTACGAGGACTGGAAAGAGAATATTCTCCCCCTATTGGATTTAGCACCTTTAAAGCTAAATCTGAAATTCTTTGACATAGAACAATACTTTGCAGCAAAAAGTCTTATATCTTCACGATCCTTTGAGATTGATGATTACCATGGTTTTGGCATGGTTCCTTTGGAAGATTT ATTCAATCATAAAACAGGTGCAGAAGATCTACACTTCACTGCTATGTCCTCTAATTATGAATCAGGTAGTGATGTTGATGGTAGTAATAATGATGAGGGCATTGTTAAGGAAGAAGAAGCATTGGTTCAAAATTCCTCTACGGATATGATTGCATCAATTGATGCTAATGTTGGGAACAATATTGATAGTGATTTGGAGAGTTCTTCATTTAGCAAGGATGATACTTCTATGCTGGAGatgattatgataaaagatgtCAGTAGTGGAACTGAG GTATTTAATACTTATGGGCTATTGGGTAATGGTGCTTTGCTTCATAGATATGGATTTACCGAGCAAGACAATTCCTATGATATTGTAAACATAGACATGGAGCTGGTACTTCAATGGTGTTCTTCAGCTTTTTCTGACCACCATAGTAGAGCAAGAGTTTCCTTTTTGATTGGTATTAGTTGTTGGGAATTGTCCTGA
- the LOC114191694 gene encoding (S)-2-hydroxy-acid oxidase GLO1 isoform X2: MRLLQSRNYQRWCLTTTHLVQRTSGLCKRTEMPFPEFCKFRPRILIDVSKIDMTTTVLGFKISMPIMIAPTAMQKMAHPEGEYATARAASAAGTIMTLSSWATSSVEEVASTGPGIRFFQLYVYKDRNVVAQLVRRAERAGFKAIALTVDTPRLGRREADIKNRFTLPPFLTLKNFEGLDLGKMDKADDSGLASYVAGQIDRTLSWQDVKWLQTITTLPILVKGVLTAEDTRIAVQSGAAGIIVSNHGARQLDYVPATISALEEVVKAAEGRLPVFLDGGVRRGTDVFKALALGASGIFIGRPVVFSLAAEGEAGVRKVLQMLREEFELTMALSGCRSLKEITRDHIVTDWDQPRVQPRVRALL, encoded by the exons ATGAGGCTATTGCAAAGCAGAAATTACCAAAGATGGTGTTTGACTACTACGCATCTGGTGCAGAGGACCAGTGGACTCTGCAAGAGAACAGAAATGCCTTTTCCAGAATTTTGtaa GTTTCGGCCTCGTATtcttattgatgtgagcaagATAGACATGACAACCACTGTCTTGGGCTTCAAAATATCCATGCCAATCATGATTGCCCCAACAGCCATGCAGAAAATGGCTCATCCAGAGG GAGAATATGCCACAGCAAGAGCTGCCTCTGCAGCTGGAACAATCATG ACTTTGTCTTCGTGGGCCACTTCAAGTGTTGAAGAGGTGGCTTCAACAGGACCTGGCATTCGCTTTTTCCAGCTATAT GTGTACAAGGACAGGAATGTGGTTGCTCAGCTTGTGAGAAGAGCTGAAAGGGCTGGATTCAAAGCCATTGCCCTTACAGTTGATACCCCAAGACTAGGACGCAGAGAAGCTGATATCAAGAACAG ATTCACACTGCCACCGTTTTTGACCTTGAAGAACTTTGAAGGATTGGACCTTGGAAAGATGGACAAA GCTGATGATTCTGGACTTGCTTCATATGTTGCTGGTCAAATTGATCGCACTCTAAGCTGGCAG GATGTGAAGTGGCTTCAAACAATCACCACTCTGCCAATTCTGGTGAAGGGTGTGCTGACTGCAGAGGACA CTAGGATAGCTGTACAAAGTGGTGCAGCAGGAATTATAGTGTCCAATCATGGAGCCAGACAACTTGACTATGTTCCAGCCACCATATCAGCATTAGAAGAG GTTGTCAAAGCTGCTGAAGGTCGTCTTCCTGTTTTTTTGGATGGTGGAGTTCGCCGTGGAACTGATGTCTTCAAGGCATTGGCACTAGGTGCCTCTGGCATATTT ATTGGACGCCCTGTGGTGTTCTCCTTGGCTGCTGAAGGAGAGGCTGGTGTAAGAAAAGTGTTGCAGATGCTACGTGAAGAGTTTGAGCTAACCATGGCATTGAGCGGTTGTCGTTCACTAAAGGAAATCACTCGTGATCACATTGTGACCGATTGGGACCAGCCTCGCGTTCAGCCTCGCGTCCGTGCGTTGTTGTGA
- the LOC114178747 gene encoding uncharacterized protein LOC114178747 isoform X2, with the protein MANSSINLVLHQGSMLPHELPIAALLGPSCFHSFSSTWAITNGAIHVSPQRGKCSATCYRFSFRKCTCKWKRLVRSCSTSEFVLASDENYGNKQVVSLTPRLYDYVLKNVREPEILRQLRQETASMRGSQMQVSPDQAQLLAMLVQILGAERCIEVGVYTGYSSLAIALVLPDLGHLVACERDAKSLDVAKKYYQLAGVSHKVDVKLGLAMDSLESLILNGEAGSYDFAFIDAEKRMNEKYFELLLQLVRVGGLIVIDNVLWHGKVADPLVYDPKTISIRNFNQKLMEDERVNISMSFRYQLETG; encoded by the exons ATGGCAAATAGTAGCATAAACTTGGTGCTTCATCAAGGGTCAATGTTGCCACATGAACTTCCTATTGCTGCTTTACTGGGACCTTCATGCTTTCATTCGTTTTCTTCAACTTGGGCTATTACCAATGGAGCCATTCATGTCTCACCACAAAGGGGAAAGTGCAGTGCTACTTGTTATCGCTTCAGTTTCAGGAAATGTACATGCAAATGGAAACGGCTTGTAAGAAGTTGCTCCACCAGTGAGTTTGTCCTTGCCAGTGATGAAAACTATGGCAATAAGCAGGTTGTTAGTCTCACTCCCCGTCTCTACGACTATGTCCTAAAAAATGTTCGAGAACCAGAG ATTCTAAGACAATTGCGGCAGGAGACAGCCTCTATGCGTGGAAGTCAAATGCAG GTGTCCCCTGATCAGGCACAGCTGCTTGCAATGCTTGTGCAGATTCTTGGAGCAGAGCGGTGTATTGAAGTTGGTGTTTATACT GGATACTCATCGCTAGCCATAGCATTAGTTCTGCCAGATTTAGGTCATTTAGTTGCCTGTGAAAGAGATGCCAAATCTCTTGATGTTGCCAAGAAGTATTATCAGCTAGCTGGTGTTTCACATAAG GTGGATGTAAAACTTGGACTGGCAATGGACTCCCTAGAATCTTTAATTCTGAACGGTGAAGCAGGAAG CTATGATTTTGCATTTATTGATGCCGAGAAAAGAATGAACGAGAAATATTTTGAACTGCTATTACAGCTG GTGAGGGTTGGAGGTCTTATTGTAATTGATAATGTCCTTTGGCATGGAAAAGTTGCTGACCCACTG GTATATGACCCTAAAACTATCAGCATTAGAAATTTTAACCAGAAGTTAATGGAAGATGAGCGTGTAAACATCAGTATG AGTTTCAGGTACCAATTGGAGACGGGATGA
- the LOC114178747 gene encoding uncharacterized protein LOC114178747 isoform X1 — protein MANSSINLVLHQGSMLPHELPIAALLGPSCFHSFSSTWAITNGAIHVSPQRGKCSATCYRFSFRKCTCKWKRLVRSCSTSEFVLASDENYGNKQVVSLTPRLYDYVLKNVREPEILRQLRQETASMRGSQMQVSPDQAQLLAMLVQILGAERCIEVGVYTGYSSLAIALVLPDLGHLVACERDAKSLDVAKKYYQLAGVSHKVDVKLGLAMDSLESLILNGEAGSYDFAFIDAEKRMNEKYFELLLQLVRVGGLIVIDNVLWHGKVADPLVYDPKTISIRNFNQKLMEDERVNISMVPIGDGMTICRKR, from the exons ATGGCAAATAGTAGCATAAACTTGGTGCTTCATCAAGGGTCAATGTTGCCACATGAACTTCCTATTGCTGCTTTACTGGGACCTTCATGCTTTCATTCGTTTTCTTCAACTTGGGCTATTACCAATGGAGCCATTCATGTCTCACCACAAAGGGGAAAGTGCAGTGCTACTTGTTATCGCTTCAGTTTCAGGAAATGTACATGCAAATGGAAACGGCTTGTAAGAAGTTGCTCCACCAGTGAGTTTGTCCTTGCCAGTGATGAAAACTATGGCAATAAGCAGGTTGTTAGTCTCACTCCCCGTCTCTACGACTATGTCCTAAAAAATGTTCGAGAACCAGAG ATTCTAAGACAATTGCGGCAGGAGACAGCCTCTATGCGTGGAAGTCAAATGCAG GTGTCCCCTGATCAGGCACAGCTGCTTGCAATGCTTGTGCAGATTCTTGGAGCAGAGCGGTGTATTGAAGTTGGTGTTTATACT GGATACTCATCGCTAGCCATAGCATTAGTTCTGCCAGATTTAGGTCATTTAGTTGCCTGTGAAAGAGATGCCAAATCTCTTGATGTTGCCAAGAAGTATTATCAGCTAGCTGGTGTTTCACATAAG GTGGATGTAAAACTTGGACTGGCAATGGACTCCCTAGAATCTTTAATTCTGAACGGTGAAGCAGGAAG CTATGATTTTGCATTTATTGATGCCGAGAAAAGAATGAACGAGAAATATTTTGAACTGCTATTACAGCTG GTGAGGGTTGGAGGTCTTATTGTAATTGATAATGTCCTTTGGCATGGAAAAGTTGCTGACCCACTG GTATATGACCCTAAAACTATCAGCATTAGAAATTTTAACCAGAAGTTAATGGAAGATGAGCGTGTAAACATCAGTATG GTACCAATTGGAGACGGGATGACGATCTGCCGAAAACGCTGA